Proteins from a single region of Merismopedia glauca CCAP 1448/3:
- a CDS encoding acetate/propionate family kinase: MLILVLNAGSSSQKSCLYSLGELLPNTLLEPLWEAHLDWTVPQEGGILTVKSNDLQQQIEVKERNSALKVLLDTLVTGKTQVLSSLNEIDVVGHRVVHGGAKYNEATVITPEVKQAIANLISLAPHHNPANLEGINTISEILPQVLQVAVFDTAFHTTIPEVVKVYPLPYEWYEKGIRRYGFHGISHEYCAQRSAQILQQPLESLKIVTCHLGNGCSLAAINQGICIDTTMGFSPLEGLMMGTRCGSIDPQIPIYMMQEYGLDGDELNQILHQESGLKGVSGISGDMRAIVKAIADGNIQAQLAFDIYIHRLITGIGAMVASLNGLDVLVFTAGVGENSSIVREKTGAGLAYLGLELDLAKNSASPRDENIATENSQVQVLVMHTQEDWAIALATRSQFP, from the coding sequence ATGCTAATTTTAGTCCTCAATGCTGGTTCCAGCAGTCAAAAAAGTTGTCTTTATAGTTTAGGAGAGTTGTTGCCAAATACTCTCCTGGAACCTTTGTGGGAAGCTCATCTTGACTGGACAGTGCCTCAAGAAGGGGGGATTCTCACCGTTAAAAGTAATGACCTTCAGCAACAAATTGAGGTAAAAGAGCGAAATAGCGCTTTGAAAGTGCTGTTAGATACTCTAGTTACCGGAAAAACTCAAGTTTTATCAAGTTTAAATGAGATTGATGTTGTTGGTCATCGAGTCGTACATGGAGGCGCAAAATATAACGAAGCTACTGTAATTACTCCCGAAGTTAAGCAAGCGATCGCCAATTTAATTTCCCTCGCTCCCCATCATAACCCCGCAAATCTTGAGGGAATCAATACCATATCAGAAATTTTACCTCAAGTTCTTCAAGTAGCGGTTTTTGATACTGCTTTTCATACGACAATTCCGGAAGTTGTAAAAGTTTATCCTCTCCCCTATGAGTGGTACGAAAAGGGAATTCGACGTTATGGATTTCACGGTATTAGTCATGAATATTGTGCCCAGCGTAGCGCCCAAATTTTACAGCAACCTCTTGAGTCTCTGAAAATTGTCACTTGTCACTTGGGAAATGGTTGTTCTTTAGCGGCTATTAACCAGGGAATTTGCATCGATACAACGATGGGATTCTCTCCTTTAGAAGGGTTAATGATGGGAACTCGTTGTGGTTCCATCGATCCTCAAATTCCGATCTATATGATGCAAGAATATGGATTGGATGGGGATGAATTAAACCAAATACTCCATCAAGAATCAGGTTTAAAAGGAGTTTCTGGTATATCTGGGGATATGAGAGCTATTGTCAAAGCGATCGCTGATGGTAATATCCAAGCACAGCTAGCTTTTGATATTTATATTCATCGCTTAATAACTGGGATTGGTGCAATGGTTGCTAGTCTTAACGGTTTAGATGTCTTAGTCTTTACTGCTGGAGTTGGGGAAAATTCTAGTATCGTCAGAGAAAAAACTGGTGCAGGTTTAGCCTATTTAGGTTTGGAATTGGATTTAGCCAAAAATAGTGCTTCTCCTAGGGATGAAAATATTGCTACCGAGAATTCCCAAGTACAAGTGTTGGTGATGCATACTCAAGAAGATTGGGCGATCGCTTTGGCAACGCGATCGCAATTCCCTTAA